The window CCGAGGATATCGAACTCGTGGATATTTCCAGATCCTCGCCATTCAACGCGATCATTTTTTCCTGATCTACGCCGAGAGTGTTTAGTACGTATAAAATCATATTTTTAAGGTTGGACTGGGTATGAGCCGCGTATTTTTCTTTACCGCCCTCGGTACCGGAGGTCCTGTATTCTTTAATATCCTGGGATTCCTTGCTGGACGTGATAATTACTGTCTTATTTTTTGCGCCTGTTTCTTTGTCTTCTTTTACATATACCCTGGCAAATAATTTTTCTCCTGATTCATTATCTGTTATATAACCTGAGGATACCATTGTGCCCAGGTTTTCATCTACGGAATCGCCGAAGCCTATCCTGTTGAACGCCGCCTCAAAAGACTCTGATGCCAGATTACGGAAAAGCCGTATTCTCCAGTCGCTTTTTCTCGGCTCGCCTTTATTTTCATTGAGTTTCTCAAACAGATTCCCCAGGGAGGTTATGATCAAAATGCCCGCTGATCTAAGGAACGCCATGGAACCGAGTAAAGGAGTGGTTTGCATAAAAACAAACTCGCCGGATTTCGTCTCATACCAGCCTTTTTGATCACCCTGGTAATTCCATATCATGGAGAACACAAGCGATGTGCCTGAGCCGCCTGGTTCGCGCGTAAGCCGGTCAACAGCATAATCTTCCAGGGTCTGGAATACAGCGCGGTAAAATGCTTTTTCCAAAAGCCCGAAAAAGCTCAATTTCCCGGCTTGCCACGCGCCTACAAGGTTCTCATTCAGCCCAAGCGCGTCTTTTATTGCTCCCAGAGTAGAGTTATAAATGTCTTTAAGGACCTCCATTGTTTGCTCAATCACGTTTGTGGATACGGATAAAATCGTGGCCAGCGCGATTATGAAAACTTGCCCGAAATTCAGGTCCTTGAAGAAATTTTTATCAAATCCATTTATAGCCCAGAGGATAAGGGTAGTTACGCTGGCTGTCAAAAGTCCTTTGACTATCATATCGCCTATGGTAACGGTAGCTGCTTCAGCTGTTGCTTCGCCTGCGCCTCCTATCCAGTCCATAGTTTCCCCTAAGCCATATCCAACCCCTTGAGCCAATATAGATATGCCCCAACTTTTAAGGAAGTCCTGTAAAAACATGTCCCAACTTGCCTTATCAAAACCAAAGCGGATAGAATTCGCTAAATATGAGGTAAGGGTTGTAGCAAGCGCCACAAAGAATGCCACTACTACAATAGTCGCGATTGTCACGGCCGCGGAAACAGACATAACTGAAACAAGAATTGAGGCTAACAGAGGGCTGGTTGTTCCTGCGGTAAGGATTCCTGTGACAATCCCTGCTATAGCCACCGCAAGTATTGTAAGTATGCGGCCCAGCGTCCATTTCTGTTCATCCCATTTATTGGAGGTTGCTTCAGCCTGGCCTACTCTTATACCATTCTTATCGTAAGAAAACGTCGTTGTATCTGTCTGACCGCCATAGGCGTCATCTGTTTCCCAACTGGAAACAGTCGTGATCTTTACTATCACTCCTGTTGTCTTATCGCGCTCTATTTTAATGGTAGCTGACTGGTCAACACGATCCCCGTCGTCATTAATATACCAGCCGCTGGTGCCTATTACATCACCGTTTACGTCATATTTGAATTCCTTCCACGCGAGATCATGATGCTTGCCGCTTTGTTCTCTCAGGTCTTTTAAGCTTGAGCCTGAACCTCCCTGGGCGCCGTCACCTATCTGATAATATCCTGTTATCTGGCCGGCGCCATTATAAGTAATACTCCATCTCTGGAAATAATACCAGTAGCCGTTTACTGTGCCGCCTTCCCTGAAAGCCGCAAGCTTCATATGTGAATTATAGGCCATGTCTATCTGAACCGTATCGAACCAGACTTTGGTCATCTTCTCAGTGCCTTCTTCATAAGTTCCTATGACCGTCTCGAAGGTCACATAATCATCCCCGTTACCAAACCCATCCTCATATACATAACCAAGAAATTCACCCTGGTAATAGACCGCCCTTTTACCCGTCCCATCTGATTCACCTATGGTGCAATTTTCAAGCAGCCACTCTTCGCTTGTAGTGAAGATATCGATTATGTTGCCGTTTTCATAAGTATAACCTGGGTTCTCAAAATCATACCTATAGCCTGTAGTATGGCTCCATATTACTTCTCCGGCTGAATTATATTTATAGGTAACAACATTAAAATAAGGCAATCTTCCTTCAGGATCAACCCCGTGTTCAATATAACCAGATACATTACCGCTTTCATTGTAGAAAAATGTCTTTTCTGAGAAATATGCTACAGGGTGCAGGTGAATATCGTCCCCAACACCTTCCCAAACCCAGTTGCCGTCTACATATTTTTGTGTACTGACAGCTGAATAACTGTATACCAGCTGTCCAAATGCATTATATTTCATGCGGTAATCTTTACCGTCTTTCTCTAATATAAGATTGCCGGTAGCATCTTCTCCGTATACGCCTTCATAAGTTATATAATGCTGATTTAAAGGCGATTCGGCGCTGACATCAGCAGTGTTGCCTCTGCCAGTTC is drawn from Candidatus Omnitrophota bacterium and contains these coding sequences:
- a CDS encoding sulfite exporter TauE/SafE family protein, whose product is IFLGKFLKANGLDYNAISQKYGWDKNTTFEQKVDNIISEIPFGSIFGLEFTLVRNMDGQISFVTKTSLKDYLMNAAIDIKFSEEISLNNMTRAALEKIFDMVIAGSDDPTGTITFEIIAGQAKVKEQHETLLVLTIGSNGERCYVVNETRVTNYYNAITGELEKTVTDFRRNGKTVENLYDINQFMADMGWDPIAVMEYYNSHKGEGNKLTNESSETMWLQALVMYAFKDSGNKGMDSVIVKIKTKDGTVKEYQLTRDQLISVLWGGKAKLSNDITLEAFTSEVTINLNEQTITERTDSKYSNGQLISYDEKIWSSATPSIWTYYEHRNIKYKLVTLANGVTVWKIKSQDITSYKIGAEYTPEAWAQLSDEEKANALARSAIANGRTFEYKVLGFNLWDSLSYENKLKVAAEWFKKNTDLSEIPTINTSDDPTVIYQEDLEYDEFGRLIGYAEMITEGTLVTINKVSNITYNEYGQIIARKTETWKNDTASSPETRGEGRSRLRNTGTGRGNTADVSAESPLNQHYITYEGVYGEDATGNLILEKDGKDYRMKYNAFGQLVYSYSAVSTQKYVDGNWVWEGVGDDIHLHPVAYFSEKTFFYNESGNVSGYIEHGVDPEGRLPYFNVVTYKYNSAGEVIWSHTTGYRYDFENPGYTYENGNIIDIFTTSEEWLLENCTIGESDGTGKRAVYYQGEFLGYVYEDGFGNGDDYVTFETVIGTYEEGTEKMTKVWFDTVQIDMAYNSHMKLAAFREGGTVNGYWYYFQRWSITYNGAGQITGYYQIGDGAQGGSGSSLKDLREQSGKHHDLAWKEFKYDVNGDVIGTSGWYINDDGDRVDQSATIKIERDKTTGVIVKITTVSSWETDDAYGGQTDTTTFSYDKNGIRVGQAEATSNKWDEQKWTLGRILTILAVAIAGIVTGILTAGTTSPLLASILVSVMSVSAAVTIATIVVVAFFVALATTLTSYLANSIRFGFDKASWDMFLQDFLKSWGISILAQGVGYGLGETMDWIGGAGEATAEAATVTIGDMIVKGLLTASVTTLILWAINGFDKNFFKDLNFGQVFIIALATILSVSTNVIEQTMEVLKDIYNSTLGAIKDALGLNENLVGAWQAGKLSFFGLLEKAFYRAVFQTLEDYAVDRLTREPGGSGTSLVFSMIWNYQGDQKGWYETKSGEFVFMQTTPLLGSMAFLRSAGILIITSLGNLFEKLNENKGEPRKSDWRIRLFRNLASESFEAAFNRIGFGDSVDENLGTMVSSGYITDNESGEKLFARVYVKEDKETGAKNKTVIITSSKESQDIKEYRTSGTEGGKEKYAAHTQSNLKNMILYVLNTLGVDQEKMIALNGEDLEISTSSISS